The sequence CCAGCGCATCGTCGAGCTCGGCGACACCATCGACGACCACGAACTCGGACAGCTCCGTGACCTGCTGGGCCAGGCGCTGGAGGGCAAACCGCTGTCGGCCGCGTCGGCGGCGGTGGCCGAGCTGGCGGCGCAGCTGGACGGGACCGGTGGCCTGTCGGACGCGATCGGTCGCGCGGCCACCGTGCTGGTGGAAACCCTCGTCGAACACCGCGAGGAGCGGCTGCTGCTGGGCGGCACCGCCAACCTGACCCGCAACACCGCCGATTTCGGCGGCAACCTCCGCTCCGTGCTCGAGGCGCTGGAGGAACAGGTCGTGGTGCTGCGGCTGCTGGCCGCGCAGCAGGAGGCGGGCAAGGTCACCGTGCGTATCGGCCACGAAACCGAGGCCGAGGAGATGTCGACGACGTCGGTGGTGAGCACCGCCTACGGTAGTGCGGGCAAGGTGTATGGCGGCATGGGCGTGTTGGGACCCACCCGGATGGACTATCCGGGAACTATCGCTAATGTCGCTGCGGTTGCTCTTTATATCGGCGAAGTCTTAGGCAGCCGATAGGTCAAGCAGCAGACAGACAGGCACAGACAGGCAGGTCAGGCGTGGCACGCGACTACTACGGGCTGCTCGGGGTGAGCAAGGGCGCCAGCGATTCCGAGATCAAGCGCGCCTATCGGAAGCTGGCGCGTGAACTGCATCCCGACGTCAACCCCGACGAAGAGGCCCAGGCGCGGTTCAAGGAGATCAGCGTCGCCTACGAGGTACTCAGCGATCCGGAGAAACGCCGCATCGTCGACCTGGGCGGCGATCCGCTCGAGTCCGCGGGCGCCGCGGGCAACGGGTTCGCCGGCTTCGGCGGGCTCGGCGACGTGTTCGAGGCGTTCTTCGGCGGCGGCGCGACGTCGCGCGGGCCGATCGGCCGGGTGCGGCCCGGCTCGGACTCGCTGCTGCGGATGCGGCTGACCCTGGAGGAGTGCGCGACCGGGGTGACCAAGCAGGTCACCGTCGACACCGCGGTGTTGTGCGATCTGTGCCACGGCAAGGGCACCCACGGCGACTCGCGGCCGGTCACCTGCGACACCTGCGGCGGGCACGGCGAGATCCAGACCGTGCAGCGCTCGCTGCTCGGGCAGGTCATGACGTCGCGGCCGTGCCCGGTGTGCGGCGGGGTCGGCGAGGTCATCCCCGACCCGTGCCACCGCTGCGGCGGCGACGGCCGGGTGCGTGCGCGGCGCGACATCAGCGTCAAGATCCCCGCGGGCGTCGGCGACGGGATGCGGGTGCGGCTGGCCGCCCAGGGCGAGGTCGGGCCCGGCGGCGGACCCGCGGGCGACCTGTACGTCGAGGTGCACGAAAAGCCGCACGAGGTGTTCGTGCGTGACGGCGACGACCTGCATTGCACGATCTCGGTGCCGATGGTCGACGCCGCGTTGGGCACCACCGTCACCGTCGACGCGATCATCGACGGCCCGACCGAGATCACCATCGCGCCCGGCACCCAGCCCGGACAGGTGACGACGCTGCGCGGCCACGGCATGCCCCACCTGCGCAGCGGGGTGCGCGGCGACCTGCACGCCCACATCGAGGTCGTCGTGCCGTCGCGGCTGGATCACGAGGACACCGAGCTGCTGCGCAAGCTGCGGGAACGCCGCGGCGACGCCGCCGAGGTGCGCTCCACCAACGGGTCGTCGCCGTCGTCGGGCGGGGGACTGTTCTCCCGGCTGCGCGAAACGTTCAGCGGCCGCTGATGGGCTTGCGTCGGTCACCCTTTCCGCGAATTCTGCACCAGGGCGGTGATCGCCGCCGGCTGACGACCCTGCGGCAGAAATCGGTGCCGCGGTAAGACCGATGACCGACGCGTTGTTCTACGTCGACGCGCTACCCGAGCCGGGCGGGTTGGCCGTGGTGGACGGCGACGAGGGCTTTCACGCCGCCAACGTGCGCCGCATCCGCGCAGGTGAACGCCTGGATCTCGGCGACGGCGCCGGAGAGGTGGCGCACTGCGTCGTCGAGGAGACGGGCAAGGCCCGGCTGACTGCGCGGGTGCTGGATCGGCGCCGCGTCCCGCCCGCCCGCCCGGCGGTCACCGTCGTGCAGGCGCTCCCCAAGTCCGACCGCGCCGAGCTGGCCGTCGAACTGGCGACCGAGGCCGGAGCCGATGCGTTTCTCGCCTGGCAGGCGACCCGCTGCGTGGCCCGCTGGGACAAAGCGGCCAAGGTCGACAAGGGGCTGCGGCGCTGGGCCGCGGTGGCCCGCTCAGCGGCCCGCCAGTCGCGGCGGCCCTACATTCCCGACATCGCAGGCGTGGTGTCGACGGCGCAGCTGGCGGCGCGGGTCCGAGACGAGGTGGCGGCGGGTGCGGCGGTGCTGGTGTTGCACGAATCGGCCATGCAGCCACTCGCCGACGTCGCACTGGCGCAAGCGGATTCGCTGATGCTGATCGTCGGACCGGAAGGCGGTGTCGCCGACGAGGAGATCGCGGCACTCGGCGACGCCGGCGCGATTGCGGTGCGGCTGGGCCCCACGGTGCTGCGGACGTCGACGGCGGCGGCGGTCGCGCTCGGCGCCCTGGGTGTGCTGACCGGCCGGTGGGGCTGAGCCGGGCGTCTGCGGTAAACATTGGGAAGCGTCGCGGCCCGGCGGTAAACTGGGGATTCCTGGCAAACCGCCAGGCCAGAACACAGAAAGCAGGCACTGAACCCTCTTGACGCCCCGCGAGAACGCTGACTCGTCGCAGGCTGAGCAGTCTCCCGAGTCGGTACGCAGCAGCATCGATGTTCCGCCCGACCTCGTCGTGGGCCTTCTGGGTTCCGCCGACGAGAATCTTCGCGCCCTCGAGCGCATCCTGGCGGCCGATATCCATGTCCGCGGCAACGCGCTGACCCTGTCCGGGGAACCGGCCGACGTCGCGCTGGCCGAGCGGGTGGTTTCCGAGTTGATGGCGATCGTGGCCAGCGCCCAGTCGCTGACCCCCGACGTCGTACGACACAGCGTGAACATGCTCACCGGCGCGGGCAACGAGTCGCCCGCCGAGGTGCTGACCCTCGACATTCTGTCGCGGCGCGGCAAGACGATCCGGCCAAAAACGCTGAACCAGAAGCGTTACGTCGACGCCATCGACGCACACACCATCGTCTTCGGCGTCGGCCCGGCGGGCACCGGCAAGACGTATCTGGCAATGGCCAAGGCGGTCAGCGCATTACAGGCCAAGCAGGTCAACCGGATCATCCTGACCCGGCCGGCCGTCGAGGCGGGGGAGCGGCTCGGTTTCCTGCCCGGCACGCTCAGCGAGAAGATCGACCCCTATCTGCGGCCGCTCTACGATGCGCTGCACGACATGATGGATCCGGAGCTGATCCCAAAGCTGATGAGCGCCGGGGTGATTGAGGTCGCACCGCTGGGATATATGCGGGGCCGGACCCTCAATGACGCGTTCATCATCTTGGACGAGGCGCAGAACACCACCGCCGAGCAGATGAAGATGTTCCTGACCCGGCTGGGGTTCAACTCGAAAATCGTTGTCACAGGCGATATCACGCAGGTGGACCTGGCCGGCGGCGCCAACTCGGGACTGCGCGCGGCGATGCGCATTCTCGAAGGCATCGACGACATCCACTTCGCCGAACTCACCAGCGCCGACGTCGTGCGCCACCGGCTGGTCTCAGAGATCGTGGACGCCTACGCACGACACGACGAGCCCACCCAGCTGAACCGGGCCCAGCGGCGCGCCATGGCGAACAGGTCACAACGGTAGCCCGATATGAGCATTGAGGTGTCCAACGAGTCGGGCATCGACGTCTCCGAAGACGAACTGATCAGCGTCGCCCGCTTCGTCATCCGCAAGATGAACGTGCATCCGGCCGCGGAGCTGTCGATGGTGCTGCTCGACACCGCCGCGATGGCCGACCTGCACATGCGGTGGATGGACCTGCCCGGCCCCACCGACGTGATGAGCTTTCCGATGGACGAGCTCGAACCGGGCGGGCGGCCCGACGCGCCGGAGCCGGGCCCGGCGATGCTCGGCGACATCGCGCTGTGCCCGGAGTTCGCCGCCGAGCAGGCCGCTGCGGCCGGCCACTCGCTGGGTCAGGAGCTGGCCCTGCTGACCGTGCACGGCGTGCTGCACCTGCTCGGGTACGACCACGCCGAACCCGATGAGGAACGCGAGATGTTCGCGCTGCAGCGCCAACTGCTTGAAGAGTGGGTGGCCGAACAGGTCGAGTCCTATCACCAGCACCGCCAGTTCGAGAAGGAACGCAGGCTGCTGGACAACTCCCGATACTTCGACGAACCGTGACCGGCGCAGGGCAGCTGATCGCCGCGGTCGTGCTCGTCGTGCTCGGCGGGCTGTTCGCGGCCATCGACGCCGCCCTGAGCACCGTGTCGCAGGCGCGCGTCGAGGAACTGCAGCGCGAGGAACGCCCCGGCGCGGTTCGGCTGGCCAAGGTGATGGCCGAACGGCCCCGCTACATCAACCTCATCGTGCTGCTGCGCATCACCTGCGAGGTGGGGGCGACGGTGCTGCTGGCGGCGTATCTGGACGGCCATCTCGGCGTGACGTGGGGGCTGTTCGCCGCGGCGGCGATCATGGTGGTGGTCAGCTTCGTGGTCATCGGCGTCGGCCCGCGCACCGTGGGCCGGCAGCACGCGTACACGATCGCGTTGCTGGCCGCGCTTCCGCTGCAAGCGGTTTCGCTGCTGCTGACCCCGATCAGCCGGCTGCTGGTGCTGATCGGCAACGCGCTCACACCCGGCCGCGGGTTCCGTAACGGCCCGTTCGCCTCCGAGATCGAGCTGCGCGAGGTCGTCGACCTGGCCCAGCAGCGCGGCGTGGTGGCCGACGACGAGCGACGGATGATCCAGTCGGTGTTCGAGCTCGGCGACACCCCGGCCCGCGAGGTGATGGTGCCCCGCACCGAGATGGTGTGGATCGAGGCCGACAAGTCCGCGGGCCAAGCCACCTCGCTCGCGGTGCGCAGCGGACACTCCCGGATCCCG comes from Mycolicibacterium pulveris and encodes:
- the dnaJ gene encoding molecular chaperone DnaJ, which produces MARDYYGLLGVSKGASDSEIKRAYRKLARELHPDVNPDEEAQARFKEISVAYEVLSDPEKRRIVDLGGDPLESAGAAGNGFAGFGGLGDVFEAFFGGGATSRGPIGRVRPGSDSLLRMRLTLEECATGVTKQVTVDTAVLCDLCHGKGTHGDSRPVTCDTCGGHGEIQTVQRSLLGQVMTSRPCPVCGGVGEVIPDPCHRCGGDGRVRARRDISVKIPAGVGDGMRVRLAAQGEVGPGGGPAGDLYVEVHEKPHEVFVRDGDDLHCTISVPMVDAALGTTVTVDAIIDGPTEITIAPGTQPGQVTTLRGHGMPHLRSGVRGDLHAHIEVVVPSRLDHEDTELLRKLRERRGDAAEVRSTNGSSPSSGGGLFSRLRETFSGR
- the ybeY gene encoding rRNA maturation RNase YbeY; this translates as MSIEVSNESGIDVSEDELISVARFVIRKMNVHPAAELSMVLLDTAAMADLHMRWMDLPGPTDVMSFPMDELEPGGRPDAPEPGPAMLGDIALCPEFAAEQAAAAGHSLGQELALLTVHGVLHLLGYDHAEPDEEREMFALQRQLLEEWVAEQVESYHQHRQFEKERRLLDNSRYFDEP
- a CDS encoding PhoH family protein; amino-acid sequence: MTPRENADSSQAEQSPESVRSSIDVPPDLVVGLLGSADENLRALERILAADIHVRGNALTLSGEPADVALAERVVSELMAIVASAQSLTPDVVRHSVNMLTGAGNESPAEVLTLDILSRRGKTIRPKTLNQKRYVDAIDAHTIVFGVGPAGTGKTYLAMAKAVSALQAKQVNRIILTRPAVEAGERLGFLPGTLSEKIDPYLRPLYDALHDMMDPELIPKLMSAGVIEVAPLGYMRGRTLNDAFIILDEAQNTTAEQMKMFLTRLGFNSKIVVTGDITQVDLAGGANSGLRAAMRILEGIDDIHFAELTSADVVRHRLVSEIVDAYARHDEPTQLNRAQRRAMANRSQR
- a CDS encoding hemolysin family protein; this translates as MTGAGQLIAAVVLVVLGGLFAAIDAALSTVSQARVEELQREERPGAVRLAKVMAERPRYINLIVLLRITCEVGATVLLAAYLDGHLGVTWGLFAAAAIMVVVSFVVIGVGPRTVGRQHAYTIALLAALPLQAVSLLLTPISRLLVLIGNALTPGRGFRNGPFASEIELREVVDLAQQRGVVADDERRMIQSVFELGDTPAREVMVPRTEMVWIEADKSAGQATSLAVRSGHSRIPVIGENVDDIVGVVYLKDLVQRTYYSTNGGRDTKVSDVMRPAVFVPDSKPLDELLREMQRDRNHMALLVDEYGAIAGLVTIEDVLEEIVGEIVDEYDAGETVPVEDLGDNRYRVSARLSIEDLGELYDIEFDEDLDVDTVGGLVALELGRVPLPGAEVVWDGLRLRAEGGPDHRGRVRIGTVLVSPTEPAPEETQ
- the hrcA gene encoding heat-inducible transcriptional repressor HrcA, with the protein product MGSAEERRFEVLRAIVADFVATKEPIGSKSLVERHNLGVSSATVRNDMAVLEAEGYITQPHTSSGRVPTEKGYREFVDRIHDVKPLSAAERRAIFSFLESGVDLDDVLRRAVRLLAQLTRQVAIVQYPTLTASTVRRLEVVPLTPARVLLVVITDSGRIDQRIVELGDTIDDHELGQLRDLLGQALEGKPLSAASAAVAELAAQLDGTGGLSDAIGRAATVLVETLVEHREERLLLGGTANLTRNTADFGGNLRSVLEALEEQVVVLRLLAAQQEAGKVTVRIGHETEAEEMSTTSVVSTAYGSAGKVYGGMGVLGPTRMDYPGTIANVAAVALYIGEVLGSR
- a CDS encoding 16S rRNA (uracil(1498)-N(3))-methyltransferase — protein: MTDALFYVDALPEPGGLAVVDGDEGFHAANVRRIRAGERLDLGDGAGEVAHCVVEETGKARLTARVLDRRRVPPARPAVTVVQALPKSDRAELAVELATEAGADAFLAWQATRCVARWDKAAKVDKGLRRWAAVARSAARQSRRPYIPDIAGVVSTAQLAARVRDEVAAGAAVLVLHESAMQPLADVALAQADSLMLIVGPEGGVADEEIAALGDAGAIAVRLGPTVLRTSTAAAVALGALGVLTGRWG